A genomic window from Dermacentor silvarum isolate Dsil-2018 chromosome 9, BIME_Dsil_1.4, whole genome shotgun sequence includes:
- the LOC125939916 gene encoding THAP domain-containing protein 6-like, with product MPKGCCVPCCPSTERRCGNAISFHEVPSDDRYRDAWLDAIAGGDADERARLLANARSVVCSLHFKPTDFKVGMKRRVLVNAAVPSIFPDKSAVSALEPPTRKRRRRRTTEPYYYYNVHSVKGVEEVEEEDAAAAAANEATSRATATPETTTIMILPGMVIRHER from the coding sequence ATGCCAAAGGGctgctgcgtgccgtgctgcCCTTCGACGGAACGCCGTTGTGGCAACGCCATCTCCTTCCACGAAGTGCCGTCGGACGACCGCTATCGAGACGCCTGGCTGGACGCGATcgccggcggcgacgccgacgaaaGGGCGCGACTTCTAGCTAACGCCCGGTCCGTCGTGTGTTCGCTGCACTTCAAGCCGACCGACTTCAAGGTTGGCATGAAGCGCCGCGTTCTCGTGAACGCCGCCGTGCCTTCCATCTTTCCAGACAAGAGCGCCGTGTCGGCCCTGGAACCGCCGACGCGCAAGCGACGGCGACGTCGCACCACGGAgccctactactactacaacgtACACTCCGTCAAGGGCGTGGAAGAGGTCGAGGAAGAAgacgcggcggcggccgccgccaACGAAGCGACGTCTCGCGCGACGGCCACGCCGGAGACGACCACCATCATGATACTGCCTGGAATGGTCATCCGACACGAGAGGTAG